The following are encoded together in the Actinobacillus lignieresii genome:
- a CDS encoding sulfate adenylyltransferase subunit 1, translated as MSNLNQYAPLRFITAGSVDDGKSTLIGRLLYDSKALLSDQLLSLNKSKNAGEVIDFSILTDGLEAEREQGITIDVAYRYFSTAKRKFIIADTPGHEQYTRNMVTGASTANAAVVLIDASQLDFNQSELELLPQTKRHSAILKHLNTPTILVAVNKMDLLDFDVAKFEAITTAYRKLADQLGIQHIQFVPVSALQGDNIVHKSERTPWYDGEPLLTILENLPSNENLSERVEDFHFPVQLVSRLDQDKADDFRGYQGRIEAGSVNVGDTIRIEPNGYTSTVSEIISPNGIVQKAVAGEQVTIRLADDIDISRGDTFVAQHSPIIATKRLTATVCWFDQRALNPARKYLLKHTTQTVFAKVTEVDHVLDVKTLSNSAEADSLKLNDIGEVQLSLQKPITATTYAQNVATGSFILIDEATYHTVAAGMILATE; from the coding sequence ATGAGCAATTTAAACCAATATGCACCACTTCGTTTCATCACCGCCGGTAGCGTAGATGACGGTAAAAGTACCTTAATCGGGCGTTTACTTTATGACAGCAAAGCGTTATTAAGCGACCAGTTATTAAGTTTGAATAAATCTAAAAATGCGGGCGAAGTCATTGATTTTTCGATTCTGACAGACGGCTTAGAAGCAGAACGTGAGCAAGGCATCACCATTGACGTGGCGTACCGTTATTTTTCTACCGCAAAACGCAAATTTATTATTGCCGACACACCGGGGCATGAACAATATACCCGTAATATGGTGACTGGTGCTTCAACTGCTAATGCTGCCGTAGTATTAATTGATGCTTCGCAATTGGATTTTAACCAATCGGAACTGGAATTGTTACCGCAAACAAAACGCCATTCGGCAATCTTAAAACATTTAAATACGCCCACTATTTTAGTGGCGGTAAACAAAATGGATTTGCTGGATTTTGATGTTGCAAAATTTGAAGCAATTACGACCGCTTACCGCAAATTAGCCGATCAGCTTGGCATTCAGCACATACAATTTGTGCCGGTTTCCGCTTTGCAAGGCGACAATATTGTGCATAAAAGCGAACGCACGCCTTGGTATGACGGAGAGCCGTTACTTACTATTTTAGAAAACTTACCGAGCAACGAGAATTTATCGGAGCGAGTGGAAGATTTTCATTTTCCGGTACAGTTAGTCAGTCGTTTAGATCAAGACAAAGCGGACGATTTTCGAGGCTATCAAGGCAGAATCGAAGCCGGTTCGGTGAATGTTGGCGATACGATTCGAATTGAACCGAACGGCTACACCTCGACCGTATCGGAAATTATTAGCCCGAATGGTATCGTACAAAAAGCGGTTGCCGGTGAGCAGGTAACGATTCGTTTGGCAGATGATATTGATATTTCACGCGGCGATACTTTTGTTGCACAACATTCACCGATTATCGCCACAAAACGCTTAACTGCTACGGTATGTTGGTTTGATCAACGAGCATTAAATCCGGCGCGTAAATATTTACTAAAACATACTACACAAACTGTGTTTGCTAAAGTTACTGAAGTTGATCACGTACTAGATGTAAAAACCTTGAGTAATTCGGCGGAAGCGGACAGCTTAAAATTAAATGATATCGGTGAAGTACAACTTAGCTTACAAAAGCCGATTACCGCCACCACTTATGCACAAAATGTTGCGACCGGATCATTTATTTTAATTGACGAAGCGACCTATCACACGGTAGCGGCAGGGATGATTCTTGCTACGGAATAA